AAGAGAATCTAAATGGTATTTACATTGTAGGAAATACAGTTATAGACAGCCTGATATTGGCGATGAAAAAAATTGCGGCCGATGAAGAAAAATATAAGACTAACTTAGAGATTAGTTTTCCTGATTTTGAAAATAAAAGGTTAGTTCTGGTAACAGGCCACCGCAGAGAAAATTTCGGTAAAGGTTTTGAAGAAATCTGTAAAGCTTTAGCGATGCTTGCGGATAAGCATAAAGAACTATCATTTGTTTATCCAGTACATTTAAATCCTAATGTAAGACAAACGGTTTTCAAGTTTCTGCAAGAATATAAAAATATTCATTTAATAGATCCTCTGCCATATGATCAGTTGTTATACTTAATGAGTAAATCTGTTCTTATTTTAACTGATTCTGGTGGCATACAGGAAGAAGCGCCTTCTTTAAATATTCCTTTGATTGTTATGCGCGATAATACTGAAAGACCGGAAGGGATAGAGGCAGGTTGCGCCGTATTAGCAGGTACTACTGCCAGTAATATTGTTAATTTATTTAAACGAATTTACGAAGACCAGAAGACTTATAATAAAATGGCGCAAGCTGTTAATCCTTATGGAGATGGCAAAAGTGCAGAAAGAATAGTTCAGGTTTTGGAAAAAGAGCTATAAGCTAGATATGAAAAATAACTATAAAAATATCTTTATTTTTGCCTATTATAGCTTTAAAGATCCAATTTTTCAGAGTGCAGTTTTACCATATTTTAGAAACTTAAACTCAGATACGAAACTGAGATTTATTATTTTAACCTTTGAGCAGCAAAAATATAAAATTACAGATAAGAGCGAGTTGAATTTTTTTCAAGATGAATTAAATAGAGAAAACATTCTTTGGTTCCAGACAAGTTGGCATTCAGGAAGGTTTAAAATCTTGAAAAAAGCATTTGACTTTGCCTGGGGTTTGATTTATGCTAGTTATCTTATTTTAAGATTTAGAGCAAAGGCCATATACTCAGAAGGATTTCCAGGTGCCGTAATTGCTCATCATTTAGCTACTCTGTTTCGTGTACCGCATTTAGTCCATACTTATGAACCCCATACCGATTATATGATCGAAGCTGGCGTTTGGAAGAAATCCTCTTGGGAAGCAAGACTTTTAAAAAAATCGGAAGTTAAGGTGGCTTTTAGAGCAAGTTTTATATTTACTGCTACGAAAGCAATGATTGATAGGCTAAAATTACAGGGTGTTAACGCTACATTGCATAGAGTGCCATCCTGTGTTGATGCAAGTTGTTTTTATTATTCTGAGAAGCACCGGAAAGAAATTAGAAGCAAATTCAATGTAAATGATGATGATTGCGTTATTGTCTATTTAGGAAAGTTCGGGGGGATGTATATGGATGAAGAAATATTCGATTTTATGTATGACCTGGAACAAGATAAATTAATTAATTTTAAATATTTTATTTTAACTCCTGATGACCATTCCTATGTTTATAGTTTTCTAAATAAAAAAAAATTAAACAAAGAAAAATTTATTGTTAAAACTTTAAATAGATTAGAAGTAAGTAAATTCTTATCTGCTTCAGATTTTGGTTTAGTTCCTGTAAGACAAAATCCAAGTAAAAGATTTTGCTCTCCAATTAAAGATGGAGAATATTGGGCTTGTGGTTTACCTATTATTATTCCTAAAGGAATTTCAGATGATTATATCTTCTGTCAGCAGTATAAAATTGGTATTGTTATGGATGATACTTCAAAAATTTCTAATAATAAAGTCCTAAATGAAATCAAAGTATGGTTAAGAGAGCAAAGTAGAGAGGATGTTATTAAAAGGTGCCGTAGCTTTGCTCTTTCAGATCGTTCAATTGAAAAATACAAATCCTTATATAAAGAAATTTTTATGAGTATATAAATAATGAATTACTTACTACTTCAAGAATTGATTCATGATTTTAAGTTTTAACTGGATTTTAATATTCTTCTACACATCTTTATTTGTGAATGATTATGATGTAAATCTAAATAGATTTGTAATTAAAGATATTAAGTATTTCGGAGCAAAGGGAGATGGAAAATCGAATGATCAAATTGCATTTGAAAAAGCAGCTGCTTATTTTAATAAAAGAGGTGGTAATGGTAAATTAATTATTTCTAAAGGGACCTATTTGATAGGAAAACAAACCTTTACAAAGGGGCATGAAGGAAAACCAGCTTACGAAGGAGCCGATGTACTAAAATTTAAAAATATAGAGAATTTTACCTTGTCTGGGCAAAAAGGTAGTAAGTTAAAGTATATTAAAGGATTAAAATTTGGTTCTTTTGACCCAAGTACCGGAAAAGTTTTTAGCTCTAAAAGAAATTTTGTTGATTATAAGTACGCTGCATTTAT
The sequence above is a segment of the Adhaeribacter swui genome. Coding sequences within it:
- the wecB gene encoding non-hydrolyzing UDP-N-acetylglucosamine 2-epimerase, which gives rise to MKQIAIVLGTRPEAIKLIPLYLKFKESKFFNPVLISTGQHKEMLEQIFSFFNLWPDIELNVMSNNQGLSGLTSILFQKLEEVISRYKFDGIIVQGDTSTAMVGSMVCFYNKVKVIHIEAGLRTYDKFSPFPEEVNRRIIGLVADFHFAPTEKAAKALEKENLNGIYIVGNTVIDSLILAMKKIAADEEKYKTNLEISFPDFENKRLVLVTGHRRENFGKGFEEICKALAMLADKHKELSFVYPVHLNPNVRQTVFKFLQEYKNIHLIDPLPYDQLLYLMSKSVLILTDSGGIQEEAPSLNIPLIVMRDNTERPEGIEAGCAVLAGTTASNIVNLFKRIYEDQKTYNKMAQAVNPYGDGKSAERIVQVLEKEL
- a CDS encoding glycosyltransferase, with the translated sequence MKNNYKNIFIFAYYSFKDPIFQSAVLPYFRNLNSDTKLRFIILTFEQQKYKITDKSELNFFQDELNRENILWFQTSWHSGRFKILKKAFDFAWGLIYASYLILRFRAKAIYSEGFPGAVIAHHLATLFRVPHLVHTYEPHTDYMIEAGVWKKSSWEARLLKKSEVKVAFRASFIFTATKAMIDRLKLQGVNATLHRVPSCVDASCFYYSEKHRKEIRSKFNVNDDDCVIVYLGKFGGMYMDEEIFDFMYDLEQDKLINFKYFILTPDDHSYVYSFLNKKKLNKEKFIVKTLNRLEVSKFLSASDFGLVPVRQNPSKRFCSPIKDGEYWACGLPIIIPKGISDDYIFCQQYKIGIVMDDTSKISNNKVLNEIKVWLREQSREDVIKRCRSFALSDRSIEKYKSLYKEIFMSI